The Capra hircus breed San Clemente chromosome 11, ASM170441v1, whole genome shotgun sequence genomic interval AAGACTCCCATATGGAACCGTCCAAACCTACCCAAGATCATGCAGTATTtcacaaagagtggaaaagcaatTACCTCAGTGGCTACCAGCTCATGACAGCAGGCTGGGACTAGACTCCCTGAGCTACTCTCAGTTCACCAGGGACTGTTTCTCAGGAAAACCTGTACCCCCGAACCTTAGTCAGCACGAGTCTAACTGTAGCTCATACAGTGTAGAATCTAGAGTTTACAGGCACCTCTCCCCAGAAAATAGTACCAGTGCCCATCAGGCTAGTTATAAACACATACATCAGAAGAGGAAAAGGCAcacagaggaaggcagagaaaagCCAGAGGAGGAGCGGCCCAAGCACAAGAGGGAAAAAGCTTGTGAGGAAATAGATTTAGACAAATACAAGAGCATCCAAACCAGCAAAACGGAGGCAGAAACAGTCAGAGTCAGTACAGAAAGGCTTAAGAACcggaaggagaaaaaaagccgAGATGTAGCCTCTAAGAAAGAGGAACGTAAgcgcagaaaagagaaaaaggaacaaggccaagaaaggacagaggaggaaatgCTTTGGGACCAGTCTATCCTTGGATTTTGAAGCTCTTGCATTGGTTCTCCCAGGGTTAAACTAATAGTTGAGAAGCTTGGTTTTACAGTGTTCATGTTCAAATCCCTCTTCTCACATGAGCAGGTACAAAGGCTAAGAGAACAGGAAACAGAGTACGCTTGCTATCCAACATGGaaatatttttcctcattttctaaaatcattactacatttttcttttccataatgtAATTTCCCTTAACAAGAGTGGCTCTGCTTTTATTCATCTGGTTGCTGTGATGGTGGAAGTATTTTTCCCTTGGGAGGTCATTTATATTTAAGTAGGATTAATAGGAATAACAGAATCTATTTCTTGATTGGGTTTTAGTTTGGGGTGggtatttttatattcattagttTTCTCTGTGAAGCA includes:
- the KRCC1 gene encoding lysine-rich coiled-coil protein 1; this encodes MKHSKKTYDSFQDELEDYIKVQKARGLEPKTCFRKMREDYLETYGYKEEVDSRPRCRMFEQRLPYGTVQTYPRSCSISQRVEKQLPQWLPAHDSRLGLDSLSYSQFTRDCFSGKPVPPNLSQHESNCSSYSVESRVYRHLSPENSTSAHQASYKHIHQKRKRHTEEGREKPEEERPKHKREKACEEIDLDKYKSIQTSKTEAETVRVSTERLKNRKEKKSRDVASKKEERKRRKEKKEQGQERTEEEMLWDQSILGF